aaccccacaccCCCCCGGTGGTAATGCAGGGCCCATCTCCAAACTGCAGCCGGTCTCCACCACGGCGCCGGCCtcggagagcagcagcaccaaccACAGCATCGGCAGCACACAGAGCACCCcctgctccaccagcagcaTGGCCTgacccccccggaccccccctcGCCGCTGCCTCCACCTCAGCCCCCTTAAAAACCCTTTTTCTGCCCCCCCAccagccccccaaaaataaTTTGAGGCTGAGCCCGGAGGGGGCCGCGGCCCCTCGCTGTCCCCGGGGCCGCCCTTACTCATTCAGTGAATGCTttggcccccccccggcagcccgtggagggaggtgggggccccctgtgaccccccccgggggtccccagcagatggggggtgctgggggcaaaGGGTGGGTGCCCCCGGGGTGCGCCCCGGTGCTCTCCATCCTGCGTGGGGACAGCATGGCCCCCATGTACCCCCCCCAAATGCTCCCTGAGCAATGGGGGgggcccagcacagccccgatGGGgtcactgcccccccccccagcacccccccactctgtgtccccatcccataaaggcagcggggctgggagcagcgaGAGGTttattggggtgggggggctgcggggccgggcagcaCAGTGTGACCGATGCGCAGAGAGCAGcccggcccccccacccccccaaaaacaccccccccccagccagctccaggTCAAAGTTACaaacttttaataataataaaaacctatCCTACGTTAAATTAGTCGCCGCAACGAGGAGCCTCGGAGTCATACCCGGGGCACCCCCAAACCTCtccgtggggggggggcagcctgCGTCCATCTCACccccccctacacacacacaccccaaggGGGGGCCAGgagtgtcccccccccacctcatGGGGACACCCAGCGTGGCCACGGCCACCGCCACCCCCCCATGGGGCTGGCACAGACAGAAGGCACTGGGGTGAGAAGGgccgggatggggggggggaatcccatgcgtgcccccccccccccagcagttCAAGTAAAGGGCGCAGAACCCCAAACCCCGCTCACTGGGACAGGGAGGGGTCCAGCAGCTTGAGGACCCCCCCCACCAGGTGCAGGCTGCCGGTGACGAGGACGTGGATGGCGGccgcctcctgcagcagcacggccccgctgctggccacGGGCTGGGGGTGTGCCCCCCCCttgggggggggcgcggggaggtGGGGGTCCCGGCCCTGGGCGATCCACTGCAGGGCGtgggagaggcaggggaagaCGAGGGAGGGGGAGTTGAGGGGGCGCTCGGCCGggggcaccagcagcagggctgccccccctccccgtaAGGGGGccggctccagcagcccccccactTGCCGGGGGGGGGACAACCAGGGGGTCTCCTgcccccccttctcctccagcagccgcCCCCACGTCTTCTGGTTCTCCAGGCAGCGGGTCAGGGCGTTCTCCAGGGTCACGGTGAAGTTTTGTTGGTCTGGGGGGGAGGGAAACGAGTAAAAAGGGGGGGGTCTGGGATGGAGGGGGGGTGCACCGGGAGGTCCcaaagcccccccccggcactcACCAGCACTGCCGGTCACCGACAGCTCCGTGAAGTTGGGGCAGAAGACGGCGTAGTCGAagtggcagggctgcagggagaggggggcTCAGCgtgcggggggggcaccgggacccccaCCCAGCACCGCAGTGCCACTGGGACCAGTCCCAGCCCAGtggggctcctgggggggggcgcacagagctggggggggcaggacggacagacagacacagcaGCTCCACCTCGTGGCTCCTGCACCCACGGCACAGCGGGGCCCAGGGGCACACGGGGGGGGCgctcagccccctgccagcacccactgcccccccgcagccccccccccaaaaaaaaaaacctcaccagcagcagcttgagCAGTGCGGCCGTGTCCCGGTCCCCCGTGGCGTTGAAGAGCAGCACGCGCACCTCGGAGCCGCTGTGGGGACAACGGGGAAAAGGGTGGGTGCCACCCTAtagccccccccaaccccaaggaCCCCGGCACGGCCACCGGGTGTTTGtgtgccccccccgccccccccccgtgtcccctcctTACTCCTGGGGCTTGTCGTGGCTGAGGGCAGCCTGGCGGAACCAGCGGACGCAGGCCTggatgctgctggtggtgtGCGCCCCGTCCAGGTACCACGTCACGGCGCCGTGGGGCAGCACCTGCGTGCGGCCCAGCCACTCCGTGTCCCTCaaacctggggggggggacacaggggacaCAGCTGGACCCCCCCCATTTCATCACCGGCACCCCCACAAGCAGGGGTACAGCGGTGGCACAGCAGGCGGCGGCAGAGCATCGCCACGCAGCCATGCCAGGGACACCCGGGATGTCCCCAGCCTGTTACAAATGCGctggtggcaccgggggggggtcacatgcggcccccccaccccgtaCCCACCCCTCACCTTGGATCATGGCATCGCTGGGGTGAAACACGGGCGCCAGCGGCACCGACGGCTCCGTGCTGGGCGGCACCTCCGGCAAGACCTCGGGACCTGCTGCGGGACGGGCACCAAAATGTCGTTCACacgccccccccagccccattttcCACCCCGTCTGCCCCCCCCTTTCCCCGCCTTACCCTCGTAGCCCCGCCGCTGCAGCCACGTCCTGGCGAGCTGCAGTGCCAGCGCGGCGTTGGAGCGCTGGTGGCCGcccgccagccccagctccagcgcTTGGCTCCCGGCCTCGAAGGCGTCCAGCTCCGGGCAGACGTAGAGGGGGCACTGCGGGGACAggaggctgagcccccccccccaaacaccgCACGGAGCCCCCCCTGCTCGCTCCCAACCCCGTCCCCGAGCTCACCCCAATCTCCCGGGCTCGGTCCCGCAGCACCTCCAGTGGCCGCTCGGGCTGCGGCACGGTGAACGCCGGCACGCCGGGCTGTGGGGGGGACACACGGCATTAGGGACCCCCCCCGAGCATGGCCCCAAAGAAGCCCCCCCTCGGGGGCATGGGGGCTCGTCCCTCACCTTAAAAATGCCCCCCTTCTGCCAGGCGATCTTCTCCACCGTGTCCCCCAGGATGCTGGTGTGGTCGATGCCCAGCGAGGAGACGCCGCACACCACGGGGGTCCTGGGGACACGTTGGGGGGGCTcagtgggggtggggggggtggcacggggacgGTATGGGGACGACGCGGGCGCCCCCCCTACCTGATGATGTTGGTGCAGTCGTAGGCGCCGCCGATGCCCACCTCCAGCACCGCCAGGTCCACCTGGGGACCGAGGGCACGCGGGGAGACATCAGCGGTGAGCGTCCCCAGGGATTTGGGGTCCACCGGCACCACAAgctgggcacagccccacaggggtcagcccctgtcccccccccaaaatccgCGGAAGCACCGCGCTGTCCCCTACCTTTTCCTGCAGGAAGACGTGGaaggccatgatggtgaggaAGCGGAAATACGCCGGCATGCTGGCCTGCGCCGCGTCCTGCCGGGACGGATAAGGATTAGGGACGACCCCAAGGGGCTCCCCGGTCCCCCACTgagcccccaaagcccccccctcccggccccaaCGAGCCCCGGGAAGCCCCCACCTTGGTCTCCTCCAGGCGGTTGTAGACCAGCCAGAAGTACTTGCTGAAGAGCTCCTTGCTGAGCGGCTGCCCGTTGATGCGGATCCGCTCGCGCACCTGCACCAGgtgcggggagctggggagggaggggggacaccaaaaaaaaaaaaaaagagagagaggtgaCACAGGTGACACCCTTCAGGTATGGCCCAAAcactgtccccatgtccccccgagccccccggccgCTCCTGCCCACCTGTAGAAGCCGGTCTTCAGCCCGTAGCCGCGGAGGATGCGCTCAGTGAAGGCGCACGCTGAGCCCTGGGGGTGAGGCAGTGTCAGCCCTGTCcccttccctgtccctgtccccatccccatctccgTCCCCATCCCTATCCCTGTCCcttctgtccccatccctgtccccattcccATCTCCATCTCCATTTCCATCCCTATCCCTTCTGTTCCCATCCAAGTCctctctgtccctgtccccatctccATCCACATCCCCATCcatgtcccctctgtccccatgtCCATCCCCATTCCTGTCCCCATCcatgtcccctctgtccccatcctTGTCCTCTCTGTCCCTGAcccctctgtccccatccctatccccatccctgtcccctctgtctccatccccatccctgtccccatccaagtcctctctgtccctgtccccatctgcGTCCCTGTCCCCAACCATGTCctctctgtccccatccccatccctgtccctacTGTCCCTATCCTTGTCCCATCTGTCCCCATCCCTAtctccatccctgtccctgGCCCCTCTGTCCCCATTCTTGTTCCTGTCCCCTCTGTCTCCATCCCTGTCctctctgtccctgtccccatccccatttctgttcccatctccatccccatcctctaagtcctgtccccatccccatctccgtccccatccccatccctgtccctacTGTCCCTATCCTTGTCCcatctgtccccatccctgtccctgtccccatccgtgtccccccatgcccccccctcaccttgcCCTTCGTCCCGGTGACGTGGATGATGTTCAGCCCGTCCAGGTCCTCCACCTGCAGGTCAGCCACCCCGTGGGACCCCTGCGGCCACATCCCAGGAggggggggacaaggggacaagGACCGCGGGGCCACActcaggggctggggggtgtgtgtgtgggggtgcccccccctcacctgcaGCCCGCTCCTCTCCAGGAAGCCCCTCATGGCCTCCAGCTGTGCCCGGGGGTCGGGGCGCTCCCTGCGGAGCTGCTCCAGGAAACTGGCGTTGGTCTGCAGCGAGTTCAGCGTGCGGATGGCGTCCTGAGGGGGCACCGCTGTCAgacacccccacagcccccccaccccaaaaacacccccccaaaaacaccccccccacacccccccagcacccaaacacCCCCCAGCCACCGAGTGCGGACCCCGCTGCACCCCCTCCAGTACCAGTGAGGGTCCCGCAGCCCACTTTTTACCTCAAACCCCCCCAATttgttgcccccccccccagtaccTGATAATCCGCGGCGGGGGCACGCGCGGGGCGCGtgctcagccccctcctcccccccctccccctccccgccgccgcggCCCGCAGCGCGCGCAGCCCCCGCGCCACCATCCCCGCCGCGCGCCTCTcaggccacgcccccccccggccacgCCGCTAAacgggcccccccccccctttttaatAAGCCTtgacgccgccgccgccatcttggttGAGGGcacacccccctcccctcccctcggcAGCCCGCCGGTGGGCGCCATGTTGGAGAAGGGCAGGGTCCCCTCATAGTGAGGGGCgctgaggcagggctgggagctcgGGGAGCCCCACAGCACAACCGCGGGGTGGGGGCTGCGAGCACAGCCTtaaaccaccccaaaatcctCACAAAACCCCCCAAGATGGCaaaaaggcagcacagcagccccgctgcctcctcAGCGAGGATGCTCGGTGCCCGCTAGTTGTTACCACAGCGGGCATGGCGCCCTGTCAGCAGAGCCCTGTCAGGGCACGCTGcgccccgctgcctgcccctgcccgcccTCTGAGGCAGCTCCCCAAACTTTGGGAGGTTTAGCACAAGAAGCAGGGCCACACACAGCAGGGGGAAGGCGCTGGGGAATGAGATCACCTTTATTCACAACCGGCACGAGGCATCGGGCTGATCACTCGCAGctaacttcattattttttttcctcccccctcattttttccccacaagtcCCCTCGCACCCAGGCACGATTCGGGATCCCCCCGCAAATTTACCTTATAGGTGTCCTTTATCATCCTCGGGGGCTGCTCCGCGTGGGGtgagctccccacctcctccaccacgAGCTGAGCCACCACCACCGCGGCTTTTACATGGGCCTGGTTAATGCACAACCTCTGAAAGGCCAAAGGTTATCACCCGCCGCCTTTCGTGTGCATTTACGTGTTCGAAAGTCTTGGGATCCATGTGGCTCAGGAGAATACGGCCATGTGCAGCCGGCAGCCGTGGGGACAAGGTGCTGGGCAGGACCTGAAGGAGCACTTGTTCCGCACCAGCCAGGCCCCCGAGCTCCAGCAGAGTGAGGCAGATGCACACCAGCACCGTGTACCTCATCTCTGTGCCTGGGGACGGCCGTGGTCCTGCTCCAGAGTCACCCACGGAGGGCCAGGACACAGGAGTGGACGCTTGGGGGTTTGTACGAGTGGCCCTGGCTCCTCCAACACGGCTGTGCCACGCCGAAAGCTCTGCAAGCAGCGGGACAGGGGCTGCCTGcaagcacccccagctcccttcccaaTCCAAATTCTTGCTGTGGTTAGCACTAAGCGAAAAGCAGGCAGCCAGCTAGGTGTGTCCCACAGGAATCCTAATTGCAGCTTGGAACCAAGGAAGCACGGACGCCGAGCACTGTGGCAGAGACCAATGATTCCCACCGTAAATCCCGGCTGCATGGAGCAAGGAGCTGTGTCAGCCACCCAGCAGGGCCCtttccaggctgcagcccaAAACTCCAGTGAGAGTTAGTCACTCCAGGCAGTATGACGACGCCTTCCCTGAGACATGTCCAAATTACTCAGAGGCACCTGCCTCATCCTACACCAGCTTCTGGGTGCTCAGAGGACACGCTGTGTAGGAGCTAAGAGCAACTGAGAGGCAGAGACGGCCACCAGCAGGGCCCAGTCTGATCCagggcagctgctcccagccctgcggCTCCCTGCACTGTTTGCTGAGAGCCTCAGCGAGCCCCCGCACTGACACAGCCACCTCCTCCGTCACCAGGTCCCTAACAATTGATCCACGAGATTACCCTAACCAATACAGATTGCCCCAGGGGACACGGGCTGTGGGCCAAAGCTGCAGGGAAACAACCCTGGGCTTGCAGGCGTCACCTCCCCACTCAttcactcacacacacacacacacacacacggctCGCACGCCGCAGCTCCTTagtggcagagctgctgtgctaGGAGAGGGGACGGCAGAGCTCGGTTAAAGCCACCAGGCACTTCGCCGTGAAGGAAGTCCCTgcccagagagagagagacagagagagagagagaccccGCCAGCACACCCCTGCTCACGGCACCTCCCCGAGCAGCCCGGCCGGGACCCCGCTCAAAAGACCCTGTCGAATTCGGTCTGGTTGGTGGCCGCGGGGTTCCTGCCCTGGttggctggctgctggggcatGTGGCCACCCCGCCTGCGCGGCGGGGCCAGGTACTCGAACATGGACTGGTTGTGGGTGGACAGCATGTTTTTGAGGTCCGAGGGCATGGGGTCCGACCAGAAGAAGTCGTGGTTCAGGGCGTCGTCGCTGTCGATGCGTTGGGCGGGatccagcaccagcagcttgTCGATGAGGTCGAGCGCGTAGGGGTCCTTGACGTAGGCTTTCAGGCGATCCTTCACCTTGCGCTTCTGGCCCTTGGGGAGCTCCAGCTTCTCAAACAGCTCGTATTTATCCACGTTCGGCCAGAcctgggagggagcaggaagGGGAGGGTTGGGAGGAGATGGTTCCAGAGAGCAGAAGCCATTGAAGCTAACGCCCTCGGGCAAACTGGCGTGAGGTGTGCTGCAAGAACAATGCTACTTCAGAAGCTCCAAGCCAGCAGGCCTTGTTCCCACAGCACGGAGACACTGAAGCGCACACCAAAGCCTACAGACACGTGGACAAGTCAGGACAGAATCCTCCCGGAGCGGgaacagcacacagcacagcgCTCCTGAGGATGCCACAGGATTTCTGTcctcccaccaaaaaaaaataaataaaaaaaatctactgggGAACCAGCTCAGGCCAACTACAACATCCAGAAAGGTCAACGGACAAAACTCCTCACTGATAACAACGTGGATGTTCGTGGCACCTTTTATCTTTAGGAACCACAGCCCGCTGCAATCACTTGTACTACCCTCAGCCCCAGTCCGGGACAGGCTGCAGCAAGTCCGTGGGTACAAAAGGGAACACCTCCAGTGCACCTACCAGCGTCCCTGCAGCCACGTGCACAGCCGCCCTCCTCTCACACCCTGTTTGATGAAAACCCTGGCCAAGGTCCCTTTCGGCTCCACCTTCCAGCAGAGGGCAGGACTGGCTGCCCTTAAGGAGCTGAGAAAGGGCTGAGcgctcccagcagggctgagagCACAGCACTCCTCATCTCAGAAGAGCCACGTTCACCCTCGGGTGTTTCGGAGGCTGCACAAGGCTAAGGAAACATCTGGAGCTCACACGAAGCAGCAAAGAAGCTCATTGTCAGAGGACAcggcccccagcagcaggcacaacgATGCTGGGCACGCACAGCAGCCTGCAcgtggggcagggagaggagcgggAGCGTttggccccagccccagccctcaccacccccctgcagctccctcctcctgccctcaccTCCGGCGTGATGGATCCGCAGAGCTGGCTGATGAGGGTGAGCTGGTGCTGCTCCGTGTTGCCCTGCATGATGGGGCTGCGGGTCCACATCTCGGCCATGAtgcagcccccaccccacaggTCGATGGGGGGCCCGTAGTCCCGCTCCCCTACGGAGAGGCGCCGCGTTAATCACCCGGGGAgcgaggagggaggaggagaggacagAGCCCAGCGCCTACCTAGGAGCAGCTCTGGCGGCCGGTACCACAGGGTGACCACGCGGTTGGTGTAGCGGTTGGGCTGGCTGTTCTTAGCCAGGCTGAAAGCTCGAGCCAGCCCGAAGTCCGCGAGCTTCAGGACCCCGTCCCGCGTGATCAGGACGTTGGCGGCTTTCATGTCCCGATGCAAGATCTGCACGAGGACGGACGGGGAAAGATTGAGCCACCCAGGAGCCCTTCCTTGGCACCCCGGCCCCGGAGATGAAGGACAAGGAAGGAtttcccccagcctgtgctgagACACCCGCTCACAGAGAGCAAGGTGGGCTCGGAGCTCAGTGTGGATCCAGCCCGTTACCTTGTTCCTGTGGATGTAGTACAGCCCGTTCAGCAGCATCTGCATGACTTTCTTGATCTCCGAGAGCGTGAACTTGACGTGGGCGTTGCTGAGGAGGCCAGCCAGGTCGTGCTCGCAGAAGTCAAACACCAGGTAGATGCTGCCCTTGCAGCGGTTGTAcggagaggctgcaggaggggcaaGCAGGGACAGTCAGAGAGGGACCCCCGGTGCCACCACAGCTCCTCCTGACCTCCAGCCATCCCGGAGTAAAACCTCAGGgcacacaaacagaaacagagacCCCACAGGCCTCAAGGTCCTTTAGACAGAGGCACTAAGGCAGCAAAAAAAAGCATTGGAAAAACAAGGGGTGAGCAGCAGATGTCATGAGAAAGGCAAGGGAAGGAGACAAAAATCTTTGAAAGCTTCATTTGTGTGCCTAACAGCTGTGGGGCTTCCTCCCTACAAACCCATCGGTGCACACAGCGCCAGCCAAGCAGgatcagcacagcagcaagggCAAGGACagtcccagaagaaaaaaaaacaacacaggaacagagaaaatctttctaaaataaCATTAGAAAGCGAGGCGTTCTGCAACCTCAAACGGTATCTACGAAAACAGCCCGATCCAGATCAATACGATTTAAAACTCCAATTTCAATTGCCATTTAAAGTCAATAGCAGGAAACCTCAAATGAAGCAATCAATTTCAATCTCGTTCCTAGGGCACACGTGCAAAACATTAAAACGAGAGGCCGATTTCCATCAGCTGTACGCAGCAAAACCgcccatcagcaggcagaacACGAGGGCTGAGCTCCCCCCTGGCTGGGAGGATGCCCGTGGGTCTCTGCGAGTCCCTGACACAGGCACAGCCCTCACCACGTGAAAGGACAGAAGCTGGAGGTCTGGGAACAGTGAGTGCCACATTCCTATTTTTCACGTGAAACTGAGGTCAAAGCGGATTTGGAAGGAAAGTGGAATTTAAACAGAAACCAAACAATTTTACACGtccacaaaaatatttaccttcGGCGTGCCAGACACAGGCAGTCATCACAACTGGCTTAATCACacaaggaattaaaaattaactcGGTGGCGGTGTTTTTCCTTGTACCCGCCAGTTCCAAAAACTGACAGTAATCAATAGATGCTGCGGAGTAAATTCCAGTCCCCAGTCCTGGGCTGGAGGTTTCTACCCGGTGTTTTTacagaccagcagcagcagacagctgCCACTTGCGTTTTATTTAACCGAAGTGACTGGCTAGAGCATGGCAAGCTTTAACATCATCTGTCACCTCCAGAACTGCTTTTTCTGGTAAAATCCACAGAAGGGGTTGATGGATATAAAGCAGGACACGTTTTAACCCCATTTCCCTGGGAACCGAGCCAGGCCAGGTGCACTGAGCACAGCAGGCACGCTGCTTGCCCTGGGGGCAGCCTGCAGGAAGGaggtggagcagcaggcagctgggcaccAAACGGGGCCGTGGCACATCTGACCCTGCCCCGAGCCTGAGTGCTGGCTGCAACACACCCAGCGAGGGGCTGAGTGAGCCTCCAGCTGGaacacagctcccagcacgaccccaaaaaaaacacagccacaAAATCCATGCCAGGAGGAACCCCCTCAGCTTTGGGTGCTCTTCAGCACAGGTTTATTTAAAGCCTCTCAGGCAGCACAGTGACAGCAGCATGCTctgaagaggtttttttttttcagccaagcTGTGGCACGGCTCTAACCCGTTGAGAGGCAGCTTCCCAAACCGCGGGTGCTGTCACCCCAAGGCCTGGTAGAGCCATCCCCCCCAGGGCACAGTGCCCTGCTCAGCCGCCACATGGGGCTGAAGGAAAACCCACAGCCCCCCGGCAGCTACCTTTGGTCCTGCAGATCTCTATGAGGTTCACCACGTTCTCGTGCTTGAGCAGCTGGAGGATTTTAATCTCTCGCAGGGCCGTGATCGGGAACtgaaaggagaagcagaaggtgTGGGTCAGGAGCGCAGGAGAGCAGCCCACAGCCGCCTGGGGGACAGGGAAGTTGTGAGCACAACAACACggcaggggagctgctggagcagcaaagAACAGCTTATTTATGTGCCATCAGAGCTTCAAAACGTGACACTGGGACTGTCAGAATTCATTCACCACCGTTGGTAGGGGTGATTCTGCCACCAGGCAGAGGAGTTTAAGTGACCCTGACGCCCGGTCTCCCCTGTTTGTTTGCCCGAGGGCACCGCATGGCCCTGCCTGGCAGAGCGGCCTCCCCGATACCCGTTAACACTGCTCCTCGAGACCTGGCACATCCCAGCTGTGACCATTATCAGGGAACACACAGAGAGGGAAGACACCCTCTGTTATCAGAGATCAACTCCACTCCCCGCACGCTCCCACCCCGACCTCCCCAGTCACAGCCACACGCAGCTCACCCCCTCCTTCTCGTTCTCCATCAGCACCTTCTTCAGCGCCACCTTCTTGCCCGTCTGGCGGTGCTTGGCTTTGAAAACCTCCctgtgaggagggggagaaggggcagAAGGCTGTGAGGGGACAGGGCGGGGGTAGGGGCCAGGGGTAGGGCCCAGGGCTAGGCCGCAGCCCCCCCTCCCGGCCGCAGCCGAGTCCCCGCGGCCCGCGCTCTCACCCGAAGGTGCCCTGCCCGATCTTGGCGAGCTTCTCGTACTTGGAGACCTCGTCGCAGAAGGGGCACTCCACCATGTCGTACTGCTTGGCCATCCCGCCGCCGccacagccccggccccggccccggcccctctccTCACggcttcccccttcccccccctcccctccccacttcCTGTTTCCCGCTTCCCGCCGCTTCCGGCGCGCCGCGCTGCccgctgggagttgtagtcccgccgcccgccgccatcttgtcAGCCCTCGCCTTGAGGCGGGCTCAGCCCATGGGGGGGGAGCCGCCTCCGCccgcccctcagccccccgGGGGCTCGGTGCTGGTGGGGGGAGACCCGTGGGGATCCCCAGCCCCTGTCCCAGTGTACACGAAGCACAGCAAACACGGATGTGAAACACAAGCACTGCCCGTGCCAGGCTCTGTTTGGGGTCGTGGGTGCCCAAAGGGGGGACCCCAAATGGGCAGGGACGGGGGCGCATGGCTGGGCA
This region of Anas acuta chromosome 20, bAnaAcu1.1, whole genome shotgun sequence genomic DNA includes:
- the CDK9 gene encoding cyclin-dependent kinase 9, whose protein sequence is MAKQYDMVECPFCDEVSKYEKLAKIGQGTFGEVFKAKHRQTGKKVALKKVLMENEKEGFPITALREIKILQLLKHENVVNLIEICRTKASPYNRCKGSIYLVFDFCEHDLAGLLSNAHVKFTLSEIKKVMQMLLNGLYYIHRNKILHRDMKAANVLITRDGVLKLADFGLARAFSLAKNSQPNRYTNRVVTLWYRPPELLLGERDYGPPIDLWGGGCIMAEMWTRSPIMQGNTEQHQLTLISQLCGSITPEVWPNVDKYELFEKLELPKGQKRKVKDRLKAYVKDPYALDLIDKLLVLDPAQRIDSDDALNHDFFWSDPMPSDLKNMLSTHNQSMFEYLAPPRRRGGHMPQQPANQGRNPAATNQTEFDRVF